gctggtttgttgtgagaggaaaatactgtaccatagctgataagctctggctgaaaccaacaagcgaacatgctgaataTATGTTTGTCACTGACATGACAACTCTTCAATCCTTAATTCAGCAACCTAAACATTATTTAGATATACAAAAAGAATCCATATATAAATTAATTTATTGCGTTGATATGCGGTGCATACATCACACATACATAAAATGTATGTATATGAGACTGTTTTTTTGTTTTAAGCTTTTGTGTCCTGTAATAATTTTGCATTGGTCTGATCTCTCACTTGTGGGGATGATGCCAGATAttcttccattatctaaaaaagtgTTTTACATATTCTTGGCATACACATGCACAATAGAATTTTGCCGGCATTTTTTAGTAATATtcggtaaaatgacatgaaacagACATAGTGTCAACAAAAAGGAAATTATCAAGCAAAACAATGATACACAGAAGGTCTGCAAAAGTAGCTAGAATGAGTTTTAAGTGAGAATAAAGCAACTAGATATCGAAGAATAAAGTGATAGGGATATGCAAGGCCActgggagaaaaacaaaaggccaaGCAAAAATACCCATAATCGCATTACGAGAGCTGAGCCTATCGAGGCTAGGAATGAACCAACCAGGCATGAACATGGGAGGGGAAaggaaagcaaaaaaaaaaaaaaaaaaaaaaaaaaaaaaaaaaaaaaaaaaaaagagaaagctaAGGATGCACCTTTAATCTTTTCGCCTTGGGAGAGAGATATTCCTGGATCATCCAGCCTTATATTGTTCTAAAGATCTCATGGAGGAAAGAATGGACACTCCTTGTGATCTAAGGGGacatttgatagaaagaaaaagTAGGGTGTCTTGTATGTACCCTAAAGATCATTCTGTGTGCACTTTGCATGCTTAGGCAGCACTTTATAATATTCACCACCAAAAGAAGTGATTAGGACCTTTCTCCCTCCCACATGGAAAAGAGGGAATCTAATTCCCATGcaaggtgataataatatataaCCGCAGCTGATTCCATCATGTGACCTAAGTGCAACTTGGTTGCTGTTAAAGAAAGACTTGGCAATTTTAGCTTTTCTTTGTAGGGAGGCAGGAGAATGTTTGTGCAGTGAAGGACAAGAGCACTCACTCACCATCCACTAGACAACATAGCCATGCACAACCCCAGCAACATTTCATTCAGGCAACAGGCAGGCAGAGAGGTAAAAGTTGCAGGATCCAAAGCTTTGGGGTTAAGTAGTGGGCCTAAGGACGGCAGCAATGCATATACCTTTGCACACCCCAAGGTGATGGAGTAGGTGCTAACTCAAATCATGCCGCTGCCCAATTATGAGAATCTTTGAGATgacatcttgtactcatctatGAGCATGCTCCATGTCTGTTGTCTGAACTGAActaatttttttaagaaaaagggGTGTAGGATTTGTCTTGATTGGGGTATAATCATATATATAAAACTAGTCTAACCCCAGTGGCTCTGACCAAAACAGAAAGTGTCAATCTAACCATGTCCCCTAATCTGAATTTTGTTGATTGCTAGCGCCACTACTTTTGTGCTACATGCCGTTTTGACCCCTAGCCTTGGGGTCTGCAAATTGCAATCCTCCTGCTGTGTTGCACATTTCAAGGTGGCACAAGGGGATTTGATTGGTTGGTTAGTACTGGTGTGGtcattgtgtttttttttttttttgaaggaagtTGTGTGGTCACTGTGGGGTACCATCAGGACATGGGGGCATGGTCAACTCTTAGGGCACAATGATACGCTTCTGTGTGATACAGACAAACCCACTATATATGCTCTGGTACAGTCACATAGCCGACATTATCTAAAAAAACAGTCAGATAGCTGCATGCTGCTAATACTGTTACTTATATCACTATAATATATCGCTGCCTTAAACACTTTTTTCAACTATACTTTAATTATCTGGTACGTTGCAAGCTGTACTAATTGTTTGGTGATTGCACTAACATCTGGTAGGGTATGGAGATATGGATATATCCTGAAACTAATTGCTTCGTATTCTTCAGACCACAAAAGATTAGTTTATCTCTATAAAGATATGCAAACATTTTGCCTATTCGAGAAAAAAGTTAGCTTATCTCTATGTGTGTGCGTAGTTCTTTGTGCTAGTTTGTCATGTTTTGATCCTGTTAACGTCAGAAGCAATGGAAAGGTATGGGCAATCGGGAGGCACTGCCATGGATTTGTGactcaaactttttttttacttaACATAATCTTAAATAACAAAGTATCTAGGTAATTTGTGAATGCAACAAATCTGCAGGTAATCTTGGCATGAATGAATGCTTTTTGGTTTAAATTTAGAAGCATTaccttttattttccttctttttttgTGAAAGGGCTTCTTTTTAATGAACCGTGCCttagcatgtttttttttttgtgaaaggtCTTGATTTTTGTATATAACATATTGCTGTGCAATATTTTGTCTAGACCACTGCAATGCTGTTGTATAGATTAAAAtacaaaagaatatatatatatatgtatacaatTCACGTAGTCATGGCTTGTGATGAGGATGCAAAGACTGCCCACTATGAATAGGCTCCGGCAATGGAATTGATATTATGCCTCTATTACGCATGAGAAATAAATACCCAGAGCACAGGGGTCGTGTGAAATGCCCATGAGGCATTAACTGAGTGCTTAACTGCATTTTTCCCGATGAGAGAGAGGAGGGTAAAACCACTACTGTCATTCTATTGGGTCTTGGAGTATATAATATGGAAAAAAATATCAGTGCCTGGCTGGTTAtcatctctctcctctcctctccctgacAGGCCACTGAGCCTCCTCCCTCATCCTCCCGCGCCccgccccccacccccccccccccccccccccccccccccccttctctcTCTCATCCATCTTCTCTCTGAAATAAGCTTGAATATCTGACAGtgcaagcaaagcaaagcaagcacCAAACACTAATATTTCTCTTCATATAATTCCTACTAGAAACAGAAGAAGTACAGAACCATCTTCCATAAGTGCGTCTCCTCCTCTTTCCTGTCTCCGGCTTTCTTTCTTTTATCGCCCACATGACAGCAGCTAGCTAGCGTGCCCTAGCGAGCGAGGCCGCTAGTCACCTCGCTGCAATGGTGGAAGCTGCAAAGGCTGAAGGCCTTGCCCCCTGCTCCTTGGTCCTCTCGATTAGCCCTTGACGCAACAAGGTTGGTTGGCTTTTTGTCTcttggtctctctctctctctctcccccccccccccccccccccccccccccccccccccctcctcctcctccactactGTTCAGACAGAGAGAGCACAGAGCAGCCTGCTAGTGGAAAACCCCCTTGTAGTCTTGTGGCGTCCCAGACCCATCACACACACACAAGCAAACACTGCGCTAGGCTTAAACACAAAACATCTGCAGCAGCAtgagagctcctcctcctccatagctTCTTCTTCTAGTCTTTGCTGTGCTGTGTCTCGTTCAAGGCGAGGAGAGAGAGGTGGTGTGTTGTAAGCCTAGGATttaagagagatagagagaggtcAAAGGCTGGTCCATAGCCCATGCTCACATACATCTAGTAACCAGTAAGGGTAGAAGCAGTATATCAGTAGCCAGTAAATACTTGGAGCCAAGTAACCAGGAGATCAAAGTAACCCAGTGCTGCCTTTTGGTAAGAACAGCCTCACTGTTCCTCTTTCCATCTTTCTTCCACTATAGCCACCGAGCGAGTAGCTTCTCCTTCCTTCctcccttgcttccaacttgtaTGTATTATTGTGTGCATTGCATTGCATGGGGAAGGGCCCAAGAAAGtagtagcagaagaagaagctggcaagATAGATATGTAGCATAGGACATGGCAGCAAGCACAGATAACAATATGCATTATTCTATGGCCTCATAATTTAGCAGCTTGCTTACCACCTCCATCCATCCTGGGGTTTGCAAATTGCAACTAGTAGTATCTTGTTGATAAGGTCCCAAGATCCCCACCAAGCACCTCACCTCAGCACCCTTTTTGttcactcactctctctctctctctcctttagTGCCTTCTGTCTGTGTTGAGAGTCCCAAGAAGCACTGAGAATTTTGTTGCATCTACTACCCTTGAGACTAGAGAGTGAGGGGAAGGAGCTCTGGGCGCCATTGGCCTTTTCTTGCTTGCTCTCTCATCATGGTTTCCAATGTGCCGCTGCAGAGAAGGCCAGAAGCACCAGCAGCGTCAGCGTCAGCAAGAAGCATCTTCTCTCTGGAGCGGCGCCGCCGAGAAGAGGACGACGGATCAGGACCAGGAGGAGGCATGGATCTTTCTGGCACGCAGGGCGAGCTCGCGATCCCAATGCACGCCAACGTCGCGTCGCCTTACGGAGGTGGCGGCGTCGGCGGCCATGTCCTGCAGCAGCTGCACGGCCGTGACCACGGCAGCAACAACAATGGCCAGCagtctccggcggcggcggcgctgacgCCGTCGCCGCCTGCCGCGGCGGAGGAGACGGAGAGCTCCGGGAAGAAGCGcgggccggcggccggcggcatTGGCGGGGGCAGCTCCGCGGTGAAGTACCGGGAGTGCCTCAAGAACCACGCGGCGGCCATCGGCGGGAACGCCACCGACGGGTGCGGCGAGTTCATGCCCAGCGGCGAGGAGGGCTCGCTGGAGGCGCTCAAGTGCTCCGCCTGCGGCTGCCACCGCAATTTCCACCGCAAGGAGgtggacggcgacgacgacgacgacatttACGGCGCCGCCGACGGCTTcagcggcctcggcctcggcctcgggcacgggcacggccacCGCGCCGCTCGCCGCCTCCTGGCCCCCGCCATGGCGCACCCGCACCACACGAGCGGCGGCGGGCTCCTGATCTCCGGTGCCGACCCCTACGGCGCCTACGCGGCGGCGCGCGCTCTCCCCCCGGCGcttccgccgccgccggggcACGGGCACGCCCACCACCACCAGTACGTGATGCCTCTGAACATGATGCACACCTCGGAGTCCGACGAGatggagggcggcggcggcgcggtcgcGGGCGGAGGCGGCGACGCGGcgcgcggcggcagcggcggcgggtcTTCGTCGTCCAGGAAGCGGTTCCGCACCAAGTTCACCCCGGAGCAGAAGGCGCGCATGCTGGAGTTCGCGGAGCGCGTGGGGTGGCGCCTCCAGCGGCTGGACGACGGCATGGTGCAGGCCTTCTGCCAGGAAATCGGCGTGAAGCGGCGCGTGCTCAAGGTGTGGatgcacaacaacaagcacaaccTCGCCAACAAGCGCCTGGAGGCCTCGCCGGCGGCGCAGGAGCAGCAGGCGATGGCGGGCatggcgtcgccgccgccgtcaccgccGCAGCACATGCCTCTGCAGATGCCCGCTGGagtcatgccgccgccgccggcgcaggCCGGGCCGTCCTGCCACCGCGGCGGTCCCGGGTCCCCGCTGCCGCTCAAGCTCGAGTGACCGACCGACCGTCGGGTCGGACCGTGCCGCCTTACAACCtgacaaagaagaggaagaagaagaagaagaagaagaagggtgaccACCATGGTGGTCAGGTGGTGGCCGTTGATCCGTCCTGGTAGGtaacctagctagctagcagACCAGCCGACCGACCGACCGCATCGATGGCCATTTCACTGTTCCATTAATCCATTGCATACCGTCGTCGTCCAAGCAGGGAGAGAAGTGGTGATGAACTTCTTGAAACAACAAAACGAACAAGTCAAGGTTATTATcgtcttttttcttcttttcttttctctgtGTTTGTTTCTTTGTAgggagcatgcatgcatgcatgatagtAGTAGCTGATCTCAACTGGACTGGACTCTTGGATTTCCTTCAAATTTTCCCTTTGTTTTCTGGTGATGGAGAAAATTAAATATCCTACTAGTAGGATCACTCATTTATGTTATTTATTATTCGTTTTCTTAGCTGCTAGTACTATTAGAATCGACCTCTGACTTTGAATCCTTTTAaatttcattgtttgattgagcccttgtttagttccaccttaacttttaaaaagttgctacagtacttgccacatcgaatgtttacggcccgtgcatggagcattaaatgtagacgaaaagaaaaactaattgcatagtttggtgggaaattacgagacgaacgttttgagcctaattaatccatgtttgaacactatttaccaaataaaaacgaacgtgctacaataGCCCTAAAATCCAAATTCCAACCACTAAACACAGCATGATACTGTGgggtgaaggagaagaaggattgaGGTGTGTCGTTATGGAAAACATCTTTTCGTTGAGTTGTGTGCCGGGGTTTTGGAATGGTGTGCGTGCATGATGGCATGACGCGGCAGAGCGAGGGTTGTGATTGAGATGCAGcaggcagcagccagcaggggtGCATGTGCTTGGCTTTCAGGATCACTGTTTGCTCTTGGCTCTGATCCATGCTGATCACTGCCTCGATATGATCCATGCTTAATCCATCTGCATCTCCTGTCGGCGCTATTAAGACGCCTCTCGATCCCATATGACTAACTGAGTTTGCCAGTTGTTGCTTAGCCTTCTGCGTGTTTGCATCCCATGGTTTAACATTTAGATTACTTTCTCACTTGTATGGTCTAGCATATCGATAACTTTTTTTTTACgcggttcgtttcgctgaaaagacaagctgaaaagtatCGTTGACTTATTTGTTGTTACAGAAAAACACTATTACTTCGCTGGAAAAGTACGGCTGAAAAGACAAGTGAACAGTAAACAACACTTTTGACTATGTGTTTGGAGTCATAATAAGAGCTAAAATGATCTATAGTTTAGCGACTCAAATTTAGACCATGGGTTCTAAATAAGATCTAAgagcccgtttggccgggctccgagcggctccggctcctctgacgCCTCCCCTGTTCATCTCCTGTAGCGACACTGTTCACCGAAgctatttttctctctcctcctttcctctctcactggcAGCGCCGGAGCCGAAGAAGCTCGTTTTTTTTTCTCCTCCGGCTCTTGCTCCTGCGTGCTACAGTTGCGCTACAGTGTGGGAGCCAGAGCCGGCGGGAGCTCGGCCAAACGCACCCTAAGACTAGTCGTACTTCTATACTATTTGGACTGTTTCAATCTCATATGACTAACTGTTAGTGTACCAGTAGTTCGTAAGTCTAATACTAATTGTTACTTCTGTACTATTTTGATATATGAGTGTGGGGTATGGcctccggtatccacaagacaagacatggaccgcatcatcagaggtggctcagcccacaagattaaggcgtgcacagcgctgctcggcgtgcaccataagatattgtatagtaccaaataggctactttccttgtaaccctacgcctccagagtatataaggagaggcaggggtcccctagtggacacgatccatatatctcaatgcaatacatcagaacacaggatgtaggtattacgtcatattgacggccgaacctgtctaaatcttgtgtcttggtgtttgtattaccatctcgctcacctttacgacaaatctaccatcgtgggatacccctcggtggactgccgagcatctttggtcgacagttggcgcgccaggtaggggtgtgcgcttgatccatggcgagccagatagacctcaaatcaacatcgtgttctcgtcatcaatctcgtggagatccatgccggtccacgacaacgattcatcgctagctacatcagcccccgcgacagtagatccgatctcagaaccacctccgaggtcatcttcaccaacaactcaccgcccgccaggtgctcgccgtcaacgccgaccagataacgccatacgtcgccgaccagacattctgtctaaagctaagtcacgctttaatattcttttaaatattctccaatcttcgttaatcgccataatgtttcttcgagctgttttctccatatttgctctccaaacgattttccgaaccctcgaacaatcatgttgatgctcggacgcctccagagatggccctgtctctagctcctccctacacatgcacgagcgtctgccctctgcgttatgggtggtcgacagtggctccttagcgacgcttgttcctcctatacgtgcacgggctccgcgctcgacgttatggactatgggctagctagggctggagactcagctacacactaactagtttgggcggtttatattaaatataaatacatcttcgctccaactgatcgccaagctacatacgctattttttctccggagtttatatatttttacatcatgtactacccattctacatatttgtattgcaggatcatcgtctaggtgatcggatcacctagtgcgtagacttctccaccgatcaactggtcggactgctagGTTCAtcaacttcgtcgccgaccagttgatcggactgttcgcctgtcgcttctactcaatgctcacttcgccgccgaccagttgaccagactgttcgccgctcgtgcttcgtCATCAGCTACATCGggtactcctcggcgctcggattcttcgtgctcgaagactaaatgggcacacttcaccttgcggacatcgctagcgatgttgggactcctcactcctcggtgctcggacatcgccagcgacgctagggactcctccctcctcggtgctcagatatcgccagcgacaccggggactcctcgctcctcggtgctcggtcatcgccagcgacgccggggactcctcgctcctcggtgctcggtcatcgccagcgacgctggggactccatgctcctcggtgctcgttcatcgccagcgacgtcggggactcctcgctcctcggtgctcggtcatcgccagcgacaccggagactcctcgctcctcggtgcgcgttcatcgccaacgacgccggggactcctcgctcctcggtgcttagacatcaccagggacgccggggactcctcgctcctcggtgctcggatatcgccagtaACGTCGGGgattcctcactcctcggtgctcggagatCGCcggcgacatcggggactcctcgctcctcgatgctcggacatcgccagcgacgtcgggactcctcgctcctcgatgctcggacatcaccagcgaccctgggaactcctcgctcctcggtgctcgatcatcgccaatgacgtcgaggactcctcgctccatggtggtcggtcatcgccagcgacgtcggggactcctcactcctcggtgctcgaacatcgccagcgacgccggggactcctccctcATCGGtgatcggacatcgccagcgacgccggggactcctcgctcctcggtgctcggtcatcttcagcgacaccggggattccttgttccttggtgctcggacatcgctagggacgccggggactcctcgctccttggtgctcggatatcactagcgacgtcggggactcctcgctcctcggtgctcagatatcgccagcgacgccggggactcctcgctcctcggttctcgaacatcgccagcgacgtcgggactcctcgctcctcggtgcttggacatcaccagcgacgccggggactcctcgctcctcggttctcgaacatcgccagcgacatcgggactcctcgctcctgggtgctcggtcatcgccagcgacgccggggactcctcactcctcggtgctcggtcatcgctagcgacatcggggactcctcgctcctcggtgctcggtcatcgccagcgacgcccgggacacctcgctcctcgatgctcggacatcgccagcaacaccgggactcctcgctcctcggtgcttggtcattgccagggactcctcgctcctcgatgctcggacatcgccag
This sequence is a window from Miscanthus floridulus cultivar M001 chromosome 10, ASM1932011v1, whole genome shotgun sequence. Protein-coding genes within it:
- the LOC136484861 gene encoding zinc-finger homeodomain protein 4-like isoform X1, which produces MVSNVPLQRRPEAPAASASARSIFSLERRRREEDDGSGPGGGMDLSGTQGELAIPMHANVASPYGGGGVGGHVLQQLHGRDHGSNNNGQQSPAAAALTPSPPAAAEETESSGKKRGPAAGGIGGGSSAVKYRECLKNHAAAIGGNATDGCGEFMPSGEEGSLEALKCSACGCHRNFHRKEVDGDDDDDIYGAADGFSGLGLGLGHGHGHRAARRLLAPAMAHPHHTSGGGLLISGADPYGAYAAARALPPALPPPPGHGHAHHHQYVMPLNMMHTSESDEMEGGGGAVAGGGGDAARGGSGGGSSSSRKRFRTKFTPEQKARMLEFAERVGWRLQRLDDGMVQAFCQEIGVKRRVLKVWMHNNKHNLANKRLEASPAAQEQQAMAGMASPPPSPPQHMPLQMPAGVMPPPPAQAGPSCHRGGPGSPLPLKLE
- the LOC136484861 gene encoding zinc-finger homeodomain protein 4-like isoform X2; this encodes MDLSGTQGELAIPMHANVASPYGGGGVGGHVLQQLHGRDHGSNNNGQQSPAAAALTPSPPAAAEETESSGKKRGPAAGGIGGGSSAVKYRECLKNHAAAIGGNATDGCGEFMPSGEEGSLEALKCSACGCHRNFHRKEVDGDDDDDIYGAADGFSGLGLGLGHGHGHRAARRLLAPAMAHPHHTSGGGLLISGADPYGAYAAARALPPALPPPPGHGHAHHHQYVMPLNMMHTSESDEMEGGGGAVAGGGGDAARGGSGGGSSSSRKRFRTKFTPEQKARMLEFAERVGWRLQRLDDGMVQAFCQEIGVKRRVLKVWMHNNKHNLANKRLEASPAAQEQQAMAGMASPPPSPPQHMPLQMPAGVMPPPPAQAGPSCHRGGPGSPLPLKLE